The proteins below are encoded in one region of Dryobates pubescens isolate bDryPub1 chromosome 27, bDryPub1.pri, whole genome shotgun sequence:
- the CHKB gene encoding choline/ethanolamine kinase produces the protein MAAPAAGCGSGAVPAAVPAATRLQAYAWCREFLSGSWKLIGPDEFVIGPISGGLSNLLFKCALPEHVLSVGDEPRQVLLRVYGAILQGVDSLVLESVTFAILAERALGPRLYGVFPQGRLEQFIPSRRLRTEELREPGLSRLIAVKLSRFHGMAMPFNKEPSWLFGTMERYLKQISELTFTEEEQLEKFNHLKTYNLQEEMRNLRELLEATPSPVVFCHNDVQEGNILLLAGHEASSSDKLMLIDFEYSSYNYRGFDIGNHFCEWVYNYTHPAWPFFEATPENYPSRQQQLHFIRHYLWGDEGRCGDSTPEERLRAEEEMLTEISRFALASHFFWGLWSILQAKISTISFGYLDYAESRFQAYFQHKAQCS, from the exons ATGGCAGCACCGGCGGCGGGATGTGGCAGCGGGGCCGTGCCCGCCGCCGTGCCCGCCGCCACCCGCCTGCAGGCCTATGCCTGGTGCCGGGAGTTCCTCTCCGGCTCCTGGAAGCTCATCGGGCCCGATGAGTTCGTTATCGGACCCATCAG CGGGGGGCTCAGCAACCTGCTCTTCAAGTGCGCCCTGCCCGAGCACGTCCTGAGCGTGGGGGACGAGCCCCGCCAGGTGCTGCTGCGTGTCTATGGGGCCATCCTGCAG GGGGTGGACTCCCTGGTGCTGGAGAGCGTCACCTTCGCCATTCTGGCCGAGCGGGCGCTGGGGCCGCGCCTCTACGGAGTCTTCCCTCAGGGCCGGCTGGAGCAGTTCATCCCG AGCCGGCGGCTGCGCACCGAGGAGCTGCGGGAGCCCGGCCTCTCGCGGCTGATCGCGGTCAAGCTCTCGCGCTTCCACGGCATGGCCATGCCCTTCAACAAGGAGCCCAGCTGGCTCTTTGGCACCATGGAGCG gTACCTGAAGCAGATTTCAGAGCTCACCTTcactgaggaggagcagctggagaagttCAACCACCTCAAGACCTACAACCTGCAGGAGGAGATGAGGAACCTCAG ggagctgctggaggccacCCCCTCGCCTGTGGTCTTCTGCCACAACGACGTCCAGGAAG GGAACATCCTGCTGCTGGCCGGGCACGAGGCCTCCTCCTCGGACAAGCTGATGCTGATCGACTTCGAGTACAGCAGCTACAATTACAg gggTTTTGACATTGGGAACCACTTTTGTGAGTGGGTTTACAACTAcacccacccagcctggcccttcTTCGAGGCCACCCCGGAGAACtaccccagcaggcagcaacaG ctccattTCATCCGGCACTACCTGTGGGGGGACGAGGGGCGCTGCGGGGACAGCACGCCCGAGGAGCGGCTCCGTGCCGAGGAGGAGATGCTCACCGAGATCAGCCG CTTCGCCTTGGCCTCTCACTTCTTCTGGGGGCTGTGGTCCATCCTGCAGGCCAAGATCTCCACCATCAGCTTTGGGTACCTG gacTATGCAGAGAGTCGCTTCCAGGCCTATTTCCAGCACAAGGCGCAGTGCTCCTGA